From the genome of Candidatus Hydrogenedentota bacterium:
CGTGCGCAAGCTGTGCCAATGACAGGCGCGCGAAAGAATCCAGATGCTTGAGGGCATCGTCCCACGACATGAAAAAACGATTCCCGGCAACCTGGCGTCTGATCGCGTTTGCCTCTTCGGCCAGCGCCAGCGGCTCATCGAGGACAATCAGCGCGTTGTCCGGCAGATAGGCCGTGATCGGCACGATCGCACCGGATCCATCCGCATGGGCTTCGAGCAAGTCCTTTTCCGATCGTGGCAGAATGAACGCCTCCTGGACGGATTCCACGCTGCGCTGCGTTTCCGGCTCGAAGCGTCGGATGGACTCGATGGTATCGCCGAAGAATTCAACGCGATACGGCAGTTCGCTCGAAATGGGGAAGAGATCGAGGATGCCGCCGCGCACGCTGATTTCGCCGCGCTGCTCGACCATCAACTCGCGGCGGTATCCGAGCCGCACGAGTTTGCCTATCAACTCCTCAAGGTCGTGCTCCTCGCCTACCCGCAGGCGAAGGCTTGGCTCGAAAAGACGATCCGCGCGCGGCACATATTGCAGGAGGGCATCGAGCGGCAACGCCACGTGAAGGGGCTTTCCGGCCTTCGACGCCGCAGCCATGCGTTCGAGCGTGTTCATCCGTTCGGCCATGATGTCGTCCGCGGGCGGCATGACGTCCGACGGCAGGACTTCCCACGCGGGAAACAAGGCGCTCGATGATTCGCCCGCGAAGGTGCAAAGGTCCTCGAAAACGCCTTCCGCTTCCGCTCGACCCCGTGAAACGATCAAGAGCGATCGATCGAGCGCGCGCGCCGTTTGCAGGGCCACGATCGTTTTGGCCGATCCCCACGGGCCGACAACTTCGGTCACGCGCGCGCCTTCGGCAAAGGCCGAACACACCGCTTGCGTCACCGCGAGAGGGGGCAAACCGACGGACATACGACAACTCCGGGCAACCGGTTAACGGCTTCTGATACTCGTTGCAATAAAAAAGGCGAGCCGCATGCACGGCCCGCCTCGACGAATCAATCGGGGTTCAGCGCGAATAGAAACCAATCACGCCGGCGGTTTCCGCCTTGAACGGGATGGTTTCGAGATTCGGGGTTGCGATCATCTTGCCTTCGAACGATCTCGGAGACCGTTCGAGATATTCCGGCAAGGCGGCCGGAATGGATTCGGCGCCTTCCGCGATCATGGGCATCTTCCGGCTGCGTTCGCGGATGCTGACGGTCATGCCCGGCTTGACCTGAAACGACGGACGATCCACCCTTTTGCCGTTCACGAGCACATGGCCATGCACGACGATTTGGCGGGCGGCCGGAATCGTCGGCGCGAAACCCATCCGGTACAACACGCAATCCAGCCGGGACTCGAGCAGCATCAGCAGATTCGTGCCCGTAACGCCGCCCATGCGTTGCGCAAGCGCGAACGTCTTGCGCATCTGGCGTTCGAGCAGTCCGTAATGCAGCCGGATTTTCTGCTTGTCCAGCAACTGCTGGCCGTAAACCGACATCTTGCGGCGTCCCGACTGCCCGTGCTGCCCGGGGGCAAACGGACGTTTGATCGAAGGGCATTTCGGGCTGCCCCACAAACACGAACCCAACCGGCGGCACAACTTGTGTTTTGGTCCTGTATACTTGCTCATACCAACCCTTTTCGTTATCCGTGCAAAACGATTTTCCGCATGCCCATCGGGCGCAATCCACCCTGCGCGCAATCCGCGCATGCTTGTCAAGAAAAAGTACTATACCGAATTTTGGGCCGGAGAATCAACTTTGCGCATCGCTCGCGCAGCGCGACGCCTTTCATGGCCGCCGCCGCCGCATTTCGCGGGGCGGAATGGCGGCCGGCAGAGAGGCAACCGGCGGCGTCAGGCAAGCAACTCGAACAGGCGTTTCGGCTTGGGGACTTCGCCGTTCTCGACGATTTCGTGCAACACGGGCCGACGGACGATTTGGAAAGGTCCGGGATCCTCTCCGCGGATCCATGCGGCCAGCCGCTCGATGCCCTCGGCGGCCGCCTCGCGAACGGGCAGCCAAACATGGGCGCTCGCCTCGCGCAACACGGCGGCGTTGTCCGCGTAGGTCCATGCCACAATCTCGAAATCCTTGCCGGGCACGCGTCCCGCACGGCGCGCGCCTTCCCGCAGCGCCGTGGCGTCTTCCGTGGCGCTGCAGTCAATCAACGCCGTCACGCCGGTGTCGGCCAGCAGCCGGTACACCTCGTCGGCGATGCTGCGCGCGCCGAAAGTCGCCGAACGGACCAACCGTTCATCCACGGGAATGCCGGCTTCCTCGAGCGCCTTGGCATAGCCCCGGAACCGCTCCACGCCCGGTTGAAAACCGGTCAGCGCCCGAAGCATGGCGATGCGCCGATGGCCGCGATCAATCAGAAACCGCGTGCTGACCCGCACGCCCTCCTCGTAATCCACCGTGGCGCAACTGCAGTCCGGAAGACTGTCCAGCCGGCCAAACGCCACATACGGCATGCCGCTGCGATGCACGCGGTGGATGGCCCTGTCGTTGTACGGCAACGGGCCGACGACGATGCACGCCTTGTACAATTTTTCCCAGATGCCCCGCGCGTAATCCGTGGTCGTTCCGCCGAAATAGGGATTCAAATCGAAGCAGAGGTATTCCCCGCGAACGCCGAACGTCCGGTACAACTCGTCGAAAAGCCAGAGAAACAATCCCTGGCTCACGGGCACCTCGCTCAAGGGTGCGGCCACCGTCAGGCCGATGCAGCCCCGCATCTTGCCGCGCAGACCCCGCGCCCCGATGTTGGCGTGGTAGTCCACGGCGCGCATGATGGACAGGATCCGCTCGCGCGTTTCTTTGCTGACCCCGTCTTTCTGGTTCAATACGCGGCTGACCGTCTTGGCCGATACCCCGGCCTCGCGTGCGATATCGTAAATGGTCCACTCGCGATCCGGTTCGCGATTCAATGCGGCATCCCCCTGTTTGTCCTTGCGAGCACCCATTTATTCTAACTCCACGGTCAGATTATATCGATCGAATTACGTTTACCAGCCCGCGGATCATCGGCTACAGGGCCTTGATTCCGGGATACAACCCCAATAAAGTAATCGGTTACCATACACGATAACAGTATACATTCCGAATTTCATTTCTGTCAAGCGCCTAAAAATAATGATTATTTCCACAGACATCCCATAGGGCTTCAGAAAAGCCCGCACTCTTTTCGTAAGTCGTTATAGGGCAGCCTTCGCCACCGTGTCAACCTGGAATTGTCGATTGTGAATTATGAACTGTTTTTGGCTTTGTGCCCGTGAAACCGTCACGTGCTGTCCCATAGACTACGGGACGCACCCAACTATCCCGATGCAAATCCGGGCAAATACGCTTGCTGGGGTGCGGCAAGCAAGCGGAAGTCGCCACCTGCTGTCCCATAGCTCTGCAGGGTAACGAGTAGATCGCGGCGCGTCCACAGGCAGGCGCGCACCAAGCCGAACAGCCGGGTGAAACTATGCGGCCACTGGCTGAGATGTGCCACGAAACGAAGCAACACATAGACCAGCAGCGCCATCCAGACTTGCCACTGAATAGCATTCTTGCTGTGGCCCTGGAAGTCGCACAACTGGAGCGTCTGCTTGATCTGTTTGAAAAAGGCTTCGATACCCCAACGGTGTTTGTACAAGTCCGCAACCGTCTCCGGCGCCCACTCGAAGTTGTTGGTGATGAATACCATTTCGACGTCCTTGCCATCGCGCTCTACGATGGCGTGCACCAAACGCAGGCGCTTGGGATAGTGTTGGCGCGTCGCGGGCGTGCGCAATACGATTTCATCATCGCGCAGGATGCGGCCTTGCGCACGCCGGATACGGCGCTTGACGCAACGATATTGCAGGTTGTCCTTCGCGCGCGTCACCCACGACACGCCGCGCGCGTCCAAGTCGTACAGGTGCTCAAAATCCACGTACGCCTTGTCGAACAACACGATTTCGCCGGCGCCGATGTCCGCGCAGAGTTCGCGCGCGCGTTTGTTGTCGTTGTGGCCGGCCGTGTCGACGATGGCGAACTTGGGAAGGAAACTCTGGAGATTCAGACGCAGGTGCAATTTCGCCGCAGCCTTTTTGCGCCGGTGTTTAGCCCAGTCCATGCAGTTCGCGATCAACTGAATAGTGCTGGAGTCGACCACGTGAATCATGCGTTTGAAACGCCGGGGAAATCCCCGGTACGTCTTGCCGCCGAACGACGGCATCGTTGCCATGAGGTGTTCAAGCACGGCCCAGAACAAGTCCTCGGCCATTTGCGCCGATCGAATCTTATTGGCGTGCGACAGCGTGTTGCGGGCGGGCGGCGTTGCGCCTCGGATGGCGAACAACTTGCTCACGTGCATGCGCATGCCGTCGCAGACGTTATTCAATCCTATCGCGTGAGAAAGTTGTGCGTAGAGCAATGCGACGATATGGCTCCACGGACTGAAGGTGCGCGCCTGCTCGTCCACTCCGTACTTGCGCGCCTGCTTCGCCACCAGGTGGCCGGGGATGTAGGTGCATATCTGCTGCAATGTGCTAAACTTTGACCGGGCTGATTTCATGGCAATCTTCTCCCTCGCCGCGGCCGTGCCGCAGCGGTGTTCCTGACATGGAGAATCTTGACCCCGAGTCAGCCCTCTTTCAAATCTCTATGGGATGGCTGTGGATTATTTCCATTTTTCTTCATGGTAATTGACAGCCATGAAAAAAACTTCTTGACAAATGCCCCGGGGAATGATAGACTCAATTGTCACCGGTGACGTGCCGGAAAGACGGACATGTGGTATGGCGCAAGCAAGAGGCAACGGTTTACATGGCGGCATCGCAACAGATGATCAAGCGGGCCGGGATATGGTAAACTAGGAACAGGAACCGGTCGTTGTTTCGGCGCGTGCGGCGCCGGAAACGCAAACGGCCGGGCAACACAAGGAGAATTCATATGCGTAAGAAAGGTTTTACCCTGATCGAGCTGTTGGTGGTAATCGCCATCATCGGCATTCTGGCGGCGATCTTGCTGCCGGCGCTGGCCCGTGCCCGCGAATCGGCCCGCCGGTCGAGCTGCCAGAACAACCTGAAGCAGTGGGGCGTCATTCTCAAGATGTACTCGAATGAATCCCCGTCGCAGAAGTGGCCCACGCTGCAATTCGACGCAAGGTATTTGGATGGATCTTTGAAGACCAAATTTGCGTTGATGCCCCGCAACGACGCCATTTTCCCGGAATACCTGACGGATCCGAACATCTACCGTTGTCCTTCGGATTCCGAAGCCAAGGTGGACGACCTTCGCTATCATGGCGCGGTTGGAGAACGGTTCAACTTCACGGGCGGATTTGGCGATGACGAAGTCAGCCGTGACGCATGGGGCCGCAAGGATGATACGGCCATGAGCTACGCCTATTTTGGCTGGCTCTTCGACCGTCTTTCGGACC
Proteins encoded in this window:
- the rpsD gene encoding 30S ribosomal protein S4, coding for MSKYTGPKHKLCRRLGSCLWGSPKCPSIKRPFAPGQHGQSGRRKMSVYGQQLLDKQKIRLHYGLLERQMRKTFALAQRMGGVTGTNLLMLLESRLDCVLYRMGFAPTIPAARQIVVHGHVLVNGKRVDRPSFQVKPGMTVSIRERSRKMPMIAEGAESIPAALPEYLERSPRSFEGKMIATPNLETIPFKAETAGVIGFYSR
- a CDS encoding LacI family DNA-binding transcriptional regulator gives rise to the protein MGARKDKQGDAALNREPDREWTIYDIAREAGVSAKTVSRVLNQKDGVSKETRERILSIMRAVDYHANIGARGLRGKMRGCIGLTVAAPLSEVPVSQGLFLWLFDELYRTFGVRGEYLCFDLNPYFGGTTTDYARGIWEKLYKACIVVGPLPYNDRAIHRVHRSGMPYVAFGRLDSLPDCSCATVDYEEGVRVSTRFLIDRGHRRIAMLRALTGFQPGVERFRGYAKALEEAGIPVDERLVRSATFGARSIADEVYRLLADTGVTALIDCSATEDATALREGARRAGRVPGKDFEIVAWTYADNAAVLREASAHVWLPVREAAAEGIERLAAWIRGEDPGPFQIVRRPVLHEIVENGEVPKPKRLFELLA
- a CDS encoding IS4 family transposase codes for the protein MKSARSKFSTLQQICTYIPGHLVAKQARKYGVDEQARTFSPWSHIVALLYAQLSHAIGLNNVCDGMRMHVSKLFAIRGATPPARNTLSHANKIRSAQMAEDLFWAVLEHLMATMPSFGGKTYRGFPRRFKRMIHVVDSSTIQLIANCMDWAKHRRKKAAAKLHLRLNLQSFLPKFAIVDTAGHNDNKRARELCADIGAGEIVLFDKAYVDFEHLYDLDARGVSWVTRAKDNLQYRCVKRRIRRAQGRILRDDEIVLRTPATRQHYPKRLRLVHAIVERDGKDVEMVFITNNFEWAPETVADLYKHRWGIEAFFKQIKQTLQLCDFQGHSKNAIQWQVWMALLVYVLLRFVAHLSQWPHSFTRLFGLVRACLWTRRDLLVTLQSYGTAGGDFRLLAAPQQAYLPGFASG